In Notamacropus eugenii isolate mMacEug1 chromosome 1, mMacEug1.pri_v2, whole genome shotgun sequence, one genomic interval encodes:
- the PPP2R3C gene encoding serine/threonine-protein phosphatase 2A regulatory subunit B'' subunit gamma isoform X2 — protein sequence MDLFTKYYTEWKGGRKNENAFYKSIPRFYYRLPAEDEVLLQKLREESRAVFLQRKSRELLDNEELQNLWFLLDKHQTPPMIGEEAMINYENFLKVGEKAGPKCKQFFMAKVFAKLIHTDPYGRISIMQFFNYVMRKVWLHQTRIGLSLYDVAGQGYLRESDLENYILELIPTLPQLDGLEKSFYSFYVCTAVRKFFFFLDPLRTGKIKIQDILACSFLDDLLELRDEELSKESQETNWFSAPSALRVYGQYLNLDKDHNGMLSKEELSRYGTATMTNVFLDRVFQECLTYDGEMDYKTYLDFVLALENRKEPAALQYIFKLLDIENRGYLNVFSLNYFFRAIQELMKIHGQDPVSFQDVKDEIFDMVKPKDPLKISLQDLINSNQGDTVTTILIDLNGFWTYENREALVANDNENTADIEDT from the exons CTACCAGCTGAAGATGAAGTCTTACTACAGAAATTAAGAGAAGAGTCTAGAGCTGTTTTTTTGCAAAGGAAAAGTAGGGAACTATTAGACAATGAAGAATTACAG AATTTATGGTTTTTACTGGATAAACACCAGACACCACCTATGATTGGAGAGGAAGCAATGATCAATTATGAAAACTTTTTGAAAGTTGGAGAAAAAGCTGGACCAAAGTGCAA GCAGTTCTTTATGGCAAAAGTCTTTGCTAAACTTATTCATACAGATCCCTATGGAAGAATCTCTATCATGCAGTTCTTTAATTATGTTATGAGAAAAG tATGGCTCCACCAAACAAGAATAGGGCTTAGTTTATATGATGTGGCTGGCCAAGGTTACCTTCGGGAATCA gatttagaaaactacatattggAACTTATCCCTACTCTGCCACAGTTAGATGGACTGGAAAAGTCCTTTTACTCCTTTTATGTCTGCACTGCAGTTAGaaagttcttcttcttcttagaTCCTCTGAGAACAG gaaagataaaaatacaagatATTTTAGCATGCAGCTTCTTAGATGATTTATTAGAg CTTAGAGATGAAGAACTTTCCAAGGAAAGTCAAGAAACAAATTGGTTTTCTGCTCCTTCTGCTTTGAGGGTTTATG GCCAGTATTTGAATCTTGATAAGGACCACAATGGAATGCTCAGTAAGGAAGAACTCTCCCGATATGGAACAGCAACAATGACCAATGTCTTCTTGGATCGTGTCTTCCAAGAGTGCCTTACTTATGATGGAGAAATG GATTATAAGACCTATCTAGACTTTGTGCTTGCCTTAGAAAACCGAAAAGAACCTGCGGCACTGCAgtatatttttaaattgcttgATATAGAAAACAGAGGATATCTGAATGtcttttctcttaattatttcttcagG GCTATTCAGGAATTAATGAAAATCCACGGACAAGATCCTGTCTCATTTCAAGATGTCAAG GATGAAATCTTTGACATGGTGAAACCTAAGGATCCTTTGAAAATATCCCTTCAGGATTTAATAAACAGTAATCAAGGAGACACAGTCACTACCATTCTAATCGATCTGAATGGCTTCTGGACTTATGAGAACAGAGAGGCTCTTGTAGCAAATGATAATGAAAACACTGCAGACATAGAGGACACATGA